The Tripterygium wilfordii isolate XIE 37 chromosome 5, ASM1340144v1, whole genome shotgun sequence DNA segment caaattcgatcatccagaCAGGACAAAGGTTTTTCACCCCTAGTCTACACTGCGTTAGCTAACCATATTGGGTCAGCTTATAAGTGtaaatgcattttatttttccttttttcagcAAGCAATTATGCTTATTGTTTGTATTTGAGAGATAAATTATCGTACTAGAAATGGTGGTAAGATCATTAACCGATCTAAAAAGGTAAATGAACCAAACTTACCTGATTCAGTAAAAGAATCAGGCTTGTTAGGTACTCATGTCCACTCTAAATCATATCCAACGGATCTGCAGTTCACCACCCAATCATGGATAAATTGAGTAATTAACATTAATAGAAAATTTTATCAAGATCCAACGGTTGCCAGCGCATAAAATCCAGTTTCCAGATGCATCAGAGTCATAATATTATGATAACCCTCTAATATCAGATTGATTAAACTAATAGGAGTACCCTATAATATCAGATTGATTAACTAATACGATTTCATATCAATCATGTGGGCCATGTGAAACTCACGATTCACATGGATCAATGtgttcatctcaacatttgtTATACCCAGGTGTTTTTTTGTCATAACTATCTCAAGTGCTGAGATAGACGCATACGATTTCATATAGATTGTGTAACTATCCCAAATGTTGAAATGGACGCATACgattttatatatatcatatgaAGTCTATCTCAATATTTAGGATAGCCGGGATAAAAAACGCACCAAAATCCTTAACATTTTCCATATAAAATCTTTcacagagagattcaccaatccGTGCAAGGATCAAATAAATATTCAGAAAACACAGCAGCCTGAGCCTCTAACTCTAACTAAGTGGCCACCATATCTTCTTCTCCCATATCTCTGCCCAACAAACTCCCCAATCGGACGACTAACGCACTTCTCTTCCTTCTCAGTAAACTAAAAATATAGATTGAAGAGAACAAAATATGAGGCTGGCCATACAGAGTCCGGGTCGGGCCGAGAAGTTCCCCCCGCCATTGATGAGGTTCTTGAGAACCAATGTTGGGAGCAGAAGCAGAGGACGGTCACGTTCAAGCCCAATGTTTGTTTTTCGGAAGAAGACCACCGCTATTGAGACCCAAGAGCCCTCATCTCCGAAGGTCACTTGCATGGGTCAAGTTCGGGTCAGGCGGTCCAAACAATCCGGTACCAAATCTACTCGACCTAGCCGGACCCAAACTCCGGGTCGACGCCGTTGCGGATGGATCCGGCACTCGCTGTCTTGCTTCCATTTCAAGAAATTCGAAATGCCCAAGTCGATGAGAACCGTTTGGCGCAAGTGGGTACTCTTCTTTCATGTGGATTTCAAGGGAAGaagaagcaaaactagagaAGATTCTCCGAAATTTGGGAATAAGAGTGAAGATCTAGAGGAAGAAGACGACGAAGAAGAATATGAACGAGAAGATATAAAGGAAGCTAGTAGAATATATCCATCGACTTCAATTTCTTCACCGCCAAAGAACGCTTTCTTGTTGACTAGAAGCCGATCTGCACCGTACAGGTCCTCATCGTTAGCGAGTAGCTTTTGGAGCTCAGAAACGGAGCAGCAGAAACAAGAACAACAGGATGAGAACAGAGAAGATGAGAATCCCACGTCAAATACAGAGTCCATCAGCGAAGATTCGGGTCCAAAGTCGAGAACGGGTCTGGAAATGAACCCAAAGATCATAACTTTCACAGACGTCGATGTTTCGGAATCAGAATCAATTAGAGAAAGATTTTCTAGTGATGCGAGAATCGAAGAAGTGAAAACAATGGAGGAGGTCGAGACTGCGCGGCGTTCGATACTAACACGGTGTAAATCAGAACCGGCAAGAATTGCAGCGGCTCTATATCCAGAGTTGAGCTTCTGGAAGAAAAGAAGGTTGGGTTTCACGTGACTGATTtaattctttaatttatttttttttacttcattgaattttatatatatatatatatatatatatatatatatatatatatgtattaataATTACAACAGTGTAGGAGAGAATCTCTATAGGCAGCTGTatttattaactttttttttgtaaacatgCTTGGATTTGATTAAGGGTGGAAAAAAATCGGTTTCGGGTCGAATAATatacgtgtttacgaaatatataCATATCCGAGTTGTCTAACCCGGATTGAATTTCGAGCATACTTAATTACCAATTttgaattgatttaaatccggacaaataAAATCCGACAAAGCCTAATCCGGAGATTTCTATGTTTAGACCCAGATTCAATTTTAAATTAGACCAAATTTTTGTATTTATACTCGAATTGTGTTTTTAGACtcaaatttcagacatattattaattctaaacttgatttaatccgagtcagataaattcgatcatccggaTGACACTGAAATTTTGCCATCCCTAGATTTGATGAAACTTTTGGTGTATTTTGTTGTTTCTAATTTAAACCTTCTTTGGATACTCTGACCAacctttttaaattttgtagagtacttaatgtttatatttgacggtttaaatttttatgttttttgaatgtaatatttgtttgagaaaaaaaaaaggtagacTTTTAAACTTGATGACCCATCCATCCTTAATAATGCATGTGTAGTATTAATAAGCATAGTGTTTTCTGAATTGAAGATATAAAGTGTTCCTTTGGAGATAAAATTAAAGACAGAATAATCAATAATGTGTAGATAATTATAGTATGATTAGCATTAGCATATATCCACGAGAATCCACTTCAATGCTCTTCACAATAGGATCAATTCCCCAATTAGAAACTACATTAgggttttttataatttttcaaaacattGTTGTTAGCAGTCACACATGTACAATCCACTTTCAAGTTAAACTTTCTCCCTCCTTCACCACTTGTTAAGAATCAGAAATGGATTCCCTAACCCGACATTGACTATTATTGtaagatattgtccgttttcTTAAGTTCAAGTCGAACTCATGACAGGGTTTACAGGGCCTTTTAGAGAATGCGTATTGCTAAGTTAAAGGAAAACTTTAGGCTTATAACACATCCATTACCACTTGTTAAGAAACAACAATGAACTCCCCTAAGCCGAACCTTGACTATTATTATAAGATATTATTCGCTTTTTCAAGCCCAAACTGAACCCATCACAGGGTTTATATGGCTTCAAAGAACGCGTTTTACTAAGTTGAAGCATATGAGGCTTAATTTTCTCAACAATTAAGAGACCAAGGAGGATCATTAGTAATTAATTGATTTGATAAGCCGATAGTTATATACGCAATTATTATGTGGTATATCTAATGTAGTTGGAGTGTATGTTTATAccattaatttgaaatatatgggATCCAAAACAGTGGATCTcatttatcatttcattcatctaCACCATTAAAAAGCAACCcgtattttacacccttatattAGATCCCTAGATtcttatgtgtgtgtatatatatatatagagagagagagaggggggggcaCTTGTTGTTGTGTGGAGTTTAATATAGACTTGTGTTTTGTTTCACATCAAACTGGTAAAAGGTCTTTTCAGTTGTGGGCCAAACACTCCCCTGCTTACAGTACTGATACTCAAACACTTTCGTTGTTTAATGATTAGTAATTATCACAGGAGCAAGGTGGaaaatgtgaaatttcaagagttgaaaGTGTGAAGGAATCTCCCACACAGGCACAGGCACAGGCACAGGCACAGGCAGTCAGTCTGCTTTTTgacttttgtgttctttttttatAATCCAAATCCATCTAGTGATCAGTGGGGGAGGGACTCTGATGTTTTGCTtgtcaaaagaaaaatggagtATTGGATTGAAACTAAAGTATTTATTAATATGAAAGTTCGCAACTTCAACTTTTAAGTCCAGCAATTTCAATCCAAATGCTTGTGAGAGACTTTGTAGAGTTAACTCTTCTTTGTAGACTTCGGTCTCATTCTCCCTACATGGATTTCTGATTGGTCTTACCCACCTCTAGCGTGGAGCGAGTTAAATTGACGGTTTGAGTTTAGAGCTGGCTCAAAACTGTCGGTGAACAGGTTGAAAGAATGTTGATCTTGTAAAGTAAAAAAACATGAACCAAAACCATGGAAGGAGTAGCAGATTTATCAGAGATCTTCCTGGGCCAAAAAAGCTGGCTCTATGCACATGCTAGACCAGTCCAGGCCAGGCTATCCAAGTCCAAGGTTTTATCTCACAATTCACACAGTATTGTCTGTCCCATCAAATCAGACCAGTGGATCTCCTTCTCATTAACGAATTAGGACCAACTGGATAATTGACCACCCGGCCACCATGTTCCCTTCCTTTATGGAGAACTCCGAATTTGATCAAACAACTATTAACAGtaaaattgatttgaaatatatatttttttgttttaactaTCTCAAACGTTAAGATGGACGCATATGATTTCATATAGATCACGTGAAGGCATTTGGAGCCACGATTTCACATAAATCATGTGTATCAATTTTAGAATTTTGGGATAGGTGGGACAAAAAACACCGGGATCCATGACATTTCCGATATAATATACGAAATAGGGACCATTCTTCTGCCATTCCCATCTATTAGTAGCTTAGCTGTTGATGTTGGTCAAAACCAGACATACATATAAATGGTGTATCTACATTTCTCATCTTCTGATAACAACAATGCAGTGGCAAACTTaaacaatatttatatttatgagGGTTATTCTTCAGTTGGTCATGAGATTGGATCTTAGAATCTGCATGGACTCACTGTATCTATTTCCTTAATATATTAATATCTAGCTGCTATGGGAAATTCAACATTTTCTACCTTTttcttttggggtttttttctttgttcttttctgcTTTGACCATTCTCCTTTGAAAGGAGAAGACTGAGGTTGATGGTTGATGAAACAAATGTTGAATTTTAACAATTATATATCTTAGGGCCTGTTTGGAGGCAATTAATGAGAGCCTAGCTGTTTAGGATCACATTGATTAATATTAAGTCTTTATTGTAGCATGCATGACAAACAGAAAGAAACAGAGTTGGAAGGAGAGAGAGGGAATGAAAGTCCAGCCATGGAAGCTAAATGGGGGATGTCCCTAATCAAAATGGACATTGATAGTAAATCACACATGGACTTGTCTAGcttgaaaattaaagaaaagaaaagaaactttataataccaaaattaccccTGCAATGAGGAGGAGATCGTGCTGGGAGCATCTCGGTCAACCAAGATGTCACCTCAGTCTAGACTCCTTGACACTGCCTAACAAACATAACATCGGGAACCCCAGGTGGCAAAGCACCTTGGGTTATTGAGGAGCACTCATCATTGAACATGAAGGAAATATATAAGAGATCTAAAGGGTCATAAATCTCTCCTGCAATTAAGGCAATCAATGGCGGACCTAGGAATTTAAATCACTGGGAGCACAAAAGTGGTGCGGGGGCAACGtcccctgaattttttttttggggttatttATGTAATCGATTTACGAATATAGACCGTAAACAGAAAAACACATTATTAATAGTTCAAAAAAAGGGAGAATGGTCCCCAAAGACTCAAAATCAAGGAAAGGGGTTAGTGACATCATCGTCTGTTAAAGAATCGAAATTGCCCATAACTATATCGATTTTTCGAAATAGCCCATCGCATGGGCTTAGGGCTCTGTTAACTATTTGCCAACGTGGGAGAGGGACAGAGATGGGTTGAGAGATTGAGAGGATATGAGGGGCTTGAGCTTGGCAGGTGGGCTTGATAAATGACAAGATAAAATTATGGTCTAGGACTTATGAGTGTTGGGTTGGGTCAAAGTTAGTTAGTGGTCTGAGTGAGAATTAGTGGACTGGGGGCCTCATTTTTTTCATTAGAGGCCTTAGGGTCATTTTGTAATATACATATAGTGTAATTAGTGTATTCTTTTTGATTGGGGGTCGTGCCCCTAGTGCAATAAGGCTAGGTCTGCCTTTGAGGTCACTATTAGCTAAAGGGAGAGCTCTCTAAGTGCCGAACTATCTCAATAGCCTTATTTTCTATCGAGTTGACTTGAGCGTTCCTTATGCATATACAGAGCAACTATATCCTGATATCCTGTTTGACCACTTGATACGTCAACAAAACCTAACAATCGAATAACCGAGCAATGGAGGAGTCAGTCCGATTTTGCTCGtcatcaaaactcaaaaccctagagaaacaaatttataaatataataaaagccTGAAGAAATTAAtttaggtatatatatatatatatatatataatataatatggtTTAATTGGTATGGTTGCACCATTAATGCTCCAACCCAACACATCTACATCTATGCCTTCCAACTTATTGCTGTGTCGACCGTGACGGTTTCAATTACCAAAAGTTTAACTATGTAAAGTACCTAAACTGCCCCCGATCTGCTGTGCTTCTTCCGCGACTCCCATGCCTCTATGtctatatatacattcattcACACATATAATGtgtcctgtatatatatactatatatacagCTGCTTGTGAGAATTAATCTCTATTTTGCAACTCCCATGGAGCTCAAATCCATCTTTCTCTTGTTTCTCCTACTCACCATACCTTGCATCGCAAGAGGTTTGTGCATTTTGTGGGTCATAATGTtgtatttttgtgcaatttttagctgatttgggtttatatatatgtatatgtatatgtatatgtataggtggatcGGATCATGGGTTGGATTCTGAAGAAATATATGAGATTGATTACAGAGGACCAGAGACTCATTCAGCAATTCCTCCACCGGTTCATCGTTCTCATGGCAATAATCAACCTTTGATTCATGGACAAACCGATGCAGCACGTCCTGTCTACTCCAAGACTAGTCTCAGAGGTGCCAAAACTATAACAAATTTTGTAAGATCCCTTGATTTTTATAAGCTTTATTTCATATTTCAATGttaatacattaaaaaaaacgcacacgaatatatatatatctacacacATGAATATGTggccagtggtagagttgcgtACATCATATATGTACTTGGTCCTGCCGACTACTGAAATCTTGTGtacagtggtagagttgcatacATCATATCTGTACTTGATCCCGCCCACTGCAGAAGTCTTGTGCATAGGAGTTGTTTACCGGCTGACGATTTGTTCATTGGGGGTTTTGCAGGGCAAGAAAGTTCATGGATGAGCAAGTTTTTGGTGGCTACGACCTGCGAGAGGAGTAATTAATTGGTTTTTGCTGTTTTGGGTGAGATTACAGTTTAGTTCATCTAAATTAGGTCTAAGAAGAACTTAATATACATGAAAATTTGTAGTCTTGTATCATCGGAGAGCCATGTATGATCAAAACATTTTGTGTACATGCATGTGTTTAATTAAATTCCTTTTGAGATCTAGATTTCTTCTACTACAtcct contains these protein-coding regions:
- the LOC119998948 gene encoding transcriptional regulator ATRX-like; amino-acid sequence: MRLAIQSPGRAEKFPPPLMRFLRTNVGSRSRGRSRSSPMFVFRKKTTAIETQEPSSPKVTCMGQVRVRRSKQSGTKSTRPSRTQTPGRRRCGWIRHSLSCFHFKKFEMPKSMRTVWRKWVLFFHVDFKGRRSKTREDSPKFGNKSEDLEEEDDEEEYEREDIKEASRIYPSTSISSPPKNAFLLTRSRSAPYRSSSLASSFWSSETEQQKQEQQDENREDENPTSNTESISEDSGPKSRTGLEMNPKIITFTDVDVSESESIRERFSSDARIEEVKTMEEVETARRSILTRCKSEPARIAAALYPELSFWKKRRLGFT